In Picosynechococcus sp. PCC 7002, the following are encoded in one genomic region:
- a CDS encoding ABC transporter substrate-binding protein — MRFPFLPHRSIPLLGLGLSLWLGGCGPTQQTVETPTSTAACVENYDPAVDYFPDKVTPEFARGFQVTYHDHYKVVTVRQPWETAQQDLTYVFVQCGTPIPEDYPGATIVEVPVNRVIALSTTYLPHLDVLGHLENLIGVGDRQLIYSPEIRAAIEAGEIKEVGNLQLDREAILSLQPDVILNYRLDASEGNNTSALDSLGLTVVLDAAHLEPTPLGRAEWLKFTALLFNEEAEANETFGAIANRYQALVNQVKDLETTPTVLSGSPYQGVWYVPGGESYVAQLLRDANVNYPWDATTARLSLPLDFEAALGRAKTADLWLNVNPDWQTTADIFQEDPRYKLFEAVQNQQVYAANNRVAPGGGNDFWEGGTLNPDVILADVIKIAHPDQLPDHELYYYRHLQDSP, encoded by the coding sequence ATGCGTTTCCCCTTCTTGCCACACCGTTCGATTCCTCTGCTGGGCCTGGGTTTATCCCTGTGGCTAGGGGGTTGTGGCCCGACCCAACAAACCGTAGAAACCCCAACTTCGACGGCGGCCTGTGTCGAAAATTATGACCCGGCGGTGGATTATTTCCCGGATAAGGTGACGCCAGAATTTGCCAGGGGCTTTCAGGTGACATACCACGACCATTACAAAGTGGTGACGGTGCGGCAACCCTGGGAAACGGCCCAGCAGGATTTGACCTATGTTTTTGTGCAGTGTGGCACACCGATTCCAGAGGATTATCCAGGGGCGACCATCGTTGAAGTGCCCGTCAACCGGGTGATTGCCCTTTCGACGACCTATTTACCCCACCTGGATGTTTTGGGTCATTTAGAAAATTTAATTGGGGTCGGCGATCGCCAATTGATTTACAGTCCTGAAATTCGGGCGGCCATTGAAGCAGGTGAAATCAAAGAAGTGGGCAATCTCCAGCTAGACCGGGAAGCGATCCTCAGTCTCCAGCCCGATGTGATTTTGAACTATCGCCTCGATGCCAGCGAGGGGAACAATACCAGCGCCTTAGATTCCTTGGGGTTAACGGTGGTGTTAGACGCGGCCCACCTGGAACCCACTCCCCTGGGCCGGGCTGAATGGCTCAAGTTTACGGCTCTCCTCTTTAACGAAGAAGCTGAAGCCAATGAAACCTTTGGGGCGATCGCCAACCGTTACCAAGCCCTCGTGAACCAAGTCAAAGATCTAGAAACCACGCCGACGGTGCTGAGTGGGTCGCCTTACCAGGGGGTCTGGTATGTGCCGGGGGGCGAAAGCTATGTAGCCCAACTGCTGCGGGATGCAAACGTGAATTACCCCTGGGATGCGACAACGGCCCGCTTGAGCTTACCTCTAGATTTTGAGGCTGCTCTAGGTCGGGCAAAAACAGCGGATCTGTGGCTGAATGTGAATCCTGACTGGCAAACCACCGCCGATATTTTCCAGGAAGACCCGCGCTATAAACTGTTTGAGGCGGTACAAAACCAGCAAGTCTATGCCGCCAACAACCGGGTTGCGCCTGGGGGAGGTAATGATTTTTGGGAAGGAGGCACCCTCAATCCCGATGTGATCCTCGCCGATGTGATCAAAATCGCCCACCCGGATCAATTACCTGACCACGAGCTTTATTATTACCGTCACTTGCAAGATTCCCCGTGA
- a CDS encoding D-alanine--D-alanine ligase family protein encodes MMGFVYDFSQLPNYLEILRKKLRIAVIHGGDKAAQGAVIYQTHNPRSTKTYEVVAHDIAAALEDLGFQHVFVLPDDATLGDRLRKHQIHLAWLNTGGVQGYNPVCHTPAILEMLGVPYIGHNPLNSSILDNKHSFKRELQGLGFPTAPFMIWHPAQGKFTAKDNARFQQTFGDYQGSFLVKPVSGRASLNIHFVDQPQDLGEAIANIHQQTHNTALIEPFLTGREFCVSVCGYVRHRQGQFEKLESPFTFSILERLLEADEKIFTSMDKKAITGQRIRFLDDSDPAKKKLAKLAQQVYWEFSLNALIRIDARMDAMGNIQILEANPKPDLKRPAANVTSLVAQGLSEEGMTYEDLILSLISDRLDYLLTNHAQIIPHITALLNP; translated from the coding sequence ATGATGGGATTTGTTTACGATTTCAGTCAACTACCAAACTACCTTGAAATTCTCCGGAAAAAGTTAAGAATTGCTGTAATTCATGGGGGTGACAAAGCAGCGCAGGGGGCTGTGATCTACCAAACCCACAATCCCCGCTCCACCAAAACCTACGAAGTGGTAGCCCATGACATTGCCGCGGCCCTCGAAGATTTAGGGTTTCAGCACGTGTTTGTGTTGCCCGATGATGCGACATTAGGCGATCGCCTCCGGAAACATCAAATTCATCTGGCTTGGCTGAATACTGGTGGGGTGCAGGGTTACAATCCCGTCTGCCACACCCCGGCAATTTTAGAAATGTTGGGAGTACCCTATATCGGCCATAACCCTTTAAATAGCTCGATTTTAGATAATAAACACAGCTTTAAACGGGAACTGCAAGGGCTCGGTTTTCCCACTGCGCCGTTCATGATTTGGCATCCAGCCCAGGGGAAATTTACTGCCAAGGACAACGCTCGTTTCCAGCAGACTTTTGGCGATTACCAGGGCAGTTTTCTGGTTAAACCCGTGTCTGGTCGTGCCTCTTTGAACATTCATTTTGTGGATCAGCCCCAGGATCTCGGTGAGGCGATCGCCAACATACATCAGCAAACCCACAACACCGCTTTGATTGAACCCTTCTTAACCGGGCGCGAATTTTGTGTCTCTGTGTGTGGCTATGTGCGCCATCGTCAAGGGCAGTTTGAAAAATTAGAATCTCCCTTTACGTTTTCGATTTTAGAGCGTCTTTTAGAAGCCGATGAAAAGATTTTTACCTCGATGGATAAAAAGGCAATTACAGGCCAAAGAATTCGCTTTTTAGATGACAGTGACCCAGCCAAAAAAAAGCTAGCAAAACTCGCCCAACAAGTCTACTGGGAATTTAGTTTAAATGCCTTAATTCGTATCGATGCCCGGATGGATGCGATGGGAAATATCCAAATTTTAGAGGCTAATCCCAAACCCGATCTTAAGCGGCCCGCTGCCAACGTCACCAGCTTGGTTGCCCAGGGACTATCAGAAGAGGGAATGACCTACGAGGATTTAATTTTGTCGCTGATTAGCGATCGCCTGGATTATTTATTGACCAACCACGCCCAGATTATCCCCCACATTACGGCCCTGCTTAATCCCTAA
- a CDS encoding iron ABC transporter permease, whose translation MKIPYTTTPLTCLSLPELRWRSPSLFILLGGLWGVLFFLSLSLGSTTIPWDQLLAIALGQPIDNPVWAEIVWQLRFPRAIAATFAGAALGISGLQMQTLFNNPLAGPFVLGINSGASLGVALVLLGTGFMGGLFGNLSVAMAASLGAVAVLLLVLAIARRIPHNGTLLILGLMLGYVSNSLVTLLLHFSPTEALRLYLSWTFGSFAEIQREQLPIFMVLIFAGGLLAFFQAKPLNALLLGKQYAQSVGLNLKATRRHIIVSTALLAGSVTAFCGPISFLGIAVPHLCRGLLKTVDHRLLVPAVTLLGSSLALLADIIVQLPGSELTLPLNTVTAMFGAPIIVILILRRHR comes from the coding sequence GTGAAAATTCCCTACACCACGACCCCTTTAACTTGTTTGTCCCTACCGGAACTGCGGTGGCGATCGCCCTCGTTATTTATCCTGCTGGGGGGATTATGGGGGGTTTTATTTTTCCTCAGTTTGAGTCTAGGCTCGACGACCATTCCCTGGGATCAACTTTTGGCGATCGCCTTGGGTCAACCCATTGACAATCCGGTGTGGGCAGAAATCGTTTGGCAACTGCGCTTTCCACGGGCGATCGCCGCCACCTTTGCCGGGGCAGCCCTGGGGATTAGCGGCCTCCAGATGCAAACCCTGTTTAATAATCCCCTCGCTGGCCCCTTTGTGTTGGGCATCAATTCTGGGGCGAGTTTGGGGGTGGCCCTGGTGCTGTTGGGAACGGGTTTTATGGGCGGTCTTTTTGGAAATTTGAGTGTGGCGATGGCGGCGAGTTTAGGGGCGGTGGCGGTGTTGCTGCTCGTTTTGGCGATCGCCCGTCGAATTCCCCACAATGGCACCCTACTAATTTTGGGGTTGATGCTCGGCTATGTCAGCAATTCCCTCGTCACATTGTTGCTGCACTTTAGCCCCACGGAAGCGCTGCGCCTGTATCTCAGTTGGACATTTGGCAGCTTCGCGGAAATCCAGCGGGAACAGTTGCCCATTTTTATGGTGTTAATTTTTGCGGGGGGACTGCTGGCTTTTTTTCAGGCGAAACCTTTGAATGCGCTTCTTCTCGGCAAACAATATGCCCAAAGCGTGGGCCTCAACCTCAAGGCAACCCGTCGTCACATTATTGTCAGCACTGCTCTCCTGGCGGGATCTGTCACGGCATTTTGTGGCCCGATTTCTTTCCTGGGGATTGCGGTGCCGCACCTCTGCCGGGGTTTACTGAAAACGGTTGATCATCGGCTTTTGGTGCCAGCGGTAACTTTATTGGGGTCTAGTCTAGCGTTGCTGGCGGATATTATTGTGCAATTGCCGGGCAGTGAATTAACGTTACCCTTGAATACGGTGACAGCGATGTTTGGTGCGCCAATTATTGTGATCTTAATTTTGCGTCGCCATCGTTAG
- a CDS encoding TonB-dependent receptor plug domain-containing protein — MTSFFTTQTICFTIVCFLCSSTAVFAQEENDLDDEQETVDFELTVIDQLLNQPVYAPSRQEETVQDATRAAYVINREQIEAQGYRTVNEALKYFPGIFIDSTAGSRLGAQSSQIFRGANSSSQTLILLDGRPLNRFDSGNFDLSNLTTDNVERIELIPGGSSVLFGSNAIGGVINIVTRQPGFNQPVAVEIGVDLGSFGYNRQNVGVSFGAETQAVRLAYDRTAAENDFDYDIAARGLSGVRDNAATNIQNVNLQVVNQLGDRHRLRFNGIYSSKDLEIPSSVSSPSPNATQYDNNWLLSLDLESRLGNSDDSLLTTRLFADLNDFRFFDENQFGTTDARYENNSFGAQIQHNWQLNETQNLTYGFDYRYLTAKAEDPGVFGFSYDENLSQGAIFARYGLDITPELTLNLGVRQDFNSLADGSVTSPSAGFAWQVGDSTRIRGNYARNFRVPTAVDLYFPGFSNPDLVPELGNSFDLGVDHRFSDRALVRLTYFNNTLDDAIVFDLGTFTPQNVRKARNQGLEAEVTLQLSRSLSAFANYTWNNSEILADADPTVVGNEVAFAGTDYFNVGLAYENPQGIYAGIFLKRVGDRLTNNANTESLAGYTNLDLRARYPISDTVNLTASVENLFDADFETFPAYPGVGRRFQIGVNAQFR, encoded by the coding sequence ATGACGTCATTTTTTACGACCCAGACGATTTGTTTTACGATTGTTTGTTTTCTCTGTAGTAGTACCGCTGTTTTTGCTCAAGAAGAAAACGATCTAGATGATGAACAAGAGACCGTTGATTTTGAACTAACGGTCATTGACCAGCTATTAAATCAACCTGTATATGCTCCGTCACGCCAGGAAGAAACGGTTCAAGATGCGACCCGTGCGGCCTATGTGATTAACCGGGAGCAAATTGAAGCCCAAGGGTATCGCACCGTCAACGAAGCCTTGAAATATTTCCCTGGGATTTTTATTGATAGCACGGCTGGATCTCGCCTCGGTGCCCAAAGTTCGCAAATTTTTCGGGGGGCCAATAGTTCTTCCCAAACATTAATTTTGCTCGATGGCAGACCGCTGAATCGTTTCGATTCAGGGAACTTTGATCTGTCTAATTTGACTACCGATAATGTCGAACGCATTGAATTAATCCCTGGGGGCAGTTCGGTGTTGTTTGGTTCCAATGCCATCGGCGGCGTGATTAATATTGTGACGCGCCAACCCGGATTTAACCAACCAGTTGCAGTAGAGATCGGGGTCGATCTGGGGAGCTTTGGCTACAATCGCCAAAATGTTGGGGTGAGTTTTGGTGCGGAAACCCAGGCAGTGCGACTGGCCTATGACCGCACCGCCGCAGAAAATGATTTTGACTATGACATTGCAGCACGGGGTTTGTCGGGTGTCCGGGATAATGCGGCGACGAATATCCAAAACGTGAATCTCCAGGTGGTTAATCAGTTAGGCGATCGCCACCGGTTGCGCTTCAACGGCATCTACAGCAGTAAGGATTTAGAAATTCCGAGCAGTGTTTCTTCCCCAAGTCCAAATGCAACCCAATACGACAATAATTGGTTACTTTCTCTGGATTTGGAGTCTCGCCTGGGGAATAGCGATGATTCTCTGCTGACGACAAGATTATTTGCAGATCTGAATGATTTTCGTTTCTTTGATGAGAATCAATTTGGGACAACCGATGCCCGCTATGAAAACAATTCTTTTGGTGCCCAGATTCAGCACAATTGGCAACTAAATGAAACCCAAAATCTCACCTATGGTTTTGATTACCGCTATTTGACTGCAAAAGCAGAGGATCCTGGCGTATTTGGCTTTAGTTACGACGAAAACCTCAGTCAAGGGGCCATTTTTGCCCGCTATGGCCTGGATATTACCCCGGAACTGACTTTAAATCTGGGCGTGCGCCAGGACTTTAATAGTTTGGCCGATGGTTCCGTCACATCACCCAGTGCAGGGTTTGCCTGGCAAGTGGGAGACTCCACCCGAATTCGGGGGAACTATGCCCGTAATTTCCGGGTGCCAACTGCCGTGGATCTCTATTTTCCGGGGTTTAGCAATCCTGATTTAGTGCCGGAACTGGGGAATAGTTTTGATCTGGGTGTTGACCACCGTTTTTCGGATCGTGCTTTGGTGCGGCTGACCTATTTTAATAACACCCTCGATGATGCCATCGTCTTTGATCTTGGGACATTCACTCCCCAAAATGTCCGGAAAGCCCGCAATCAAGGTTTAGAAGCAGAGGTGACGTTGCAATTGTCCCGATCTCTTTCTGCCTTTGCTAATTACACTTGGAACAACTCAGAAATTCTTGCCGATGCTGATCCGACGGTGGTTGGTAATGAGGTCGCCTTTGCGGGGACAGATTATTTCAATGTGGGTCTTGCCTACGAAAATCCCCAGGGAATTTATGCCGGAATTTTCCTGAAACGGGTGGGTGATCGCCTGACGAATAATGCCAATACTGAATCCTTGGCAGGCTACACAAACTTGGATCTGCGGGCGCGCTATCCCATCAGTGATACCGTAAATTTAACGGCGAGTGTCGAAAATTTGTTTGATGCGGATTTTGAAACATTCCCCGCTTACCCTGGAGTGGGGCGCAGGTTCCAGATCGGTGTCAATGCCCAATTCCGTTAA
- a CDS encoding isochorismatase, producing MANQLPIPAFFNPQTVGEIWRVPYLDRAAAAETWAKEHGIQPATTDRCRVCLLVVDVQNTFCIPEFELFVGGQSGLGAVEDNRRLCEFIYRNLGTITTITPTMDTHKAVQIFHPVFWVNGAGEHPQPASNISFAEVEQGLWRVNPAIAFSTKRDYEDLQQYARHYTAQLSQAGKYPLTIWPYHAMLGGIGHALVPAVEEALFFHNLVRHSQTHFEIKGDNPLTENYSALRPEVLDDAQGQPIAQENTRFLQKLLAFDALIIAGQAKSHCLAWTVDDLLSEILRHDPALAKKVYLLEDCTSPVVIPGVVDFTAQADQAFDRFAAAGMQLVSSTMAIADFPGLNL from the coding sequence ATGGCGAACCAACTACCCATTCCTGCTTTTTTTAATCCCCAGACCGTTGGTGAGATCTGGCGTGTCCCCTATCTAGACCGGGCTGCCGCGGCTGAAACCTGGGCCAAGGAACACGGGATTCAGCCGGCCACCACTGACCGCTGTCGTGTTTGCCTGCTGGTGGTCGATGTGCAGAATACCTTTTGTATCCCGGAGTTTGAGCTGTTTGTCGGCGGCCAATCGGGACTGGGGGCCGTGGAAGATAACCGACGTTTGTGTGAATTTATCTACCGAAATCTCGGAACAATTACCACCATTACCCCTACCATGGACACCCACAAGGCGGTGCAAATTTTTCACCCGGTCTTTTGGGTCAATGGAGCGGGCGAACATCCCCAACCCGCGAGCAATATCAGCTTTGCGGAGGTTGAACAGGGTCTTTGGCGCGTCAATCCGGCGATCGCCTTTAGTACGAAGCGCGACTACGAAGACTTACAACAATATGCCCGTCACTACACCGCCCAACTCAGCCAAGCAGGGAAATATCCCCTGACGATTTGGCCCTACCACGCCATGCTCGGAGGAATTGGCCATGCCCTTGTGCCAGCGGTGGAAGAGGCTCTGTTTTTCCATAACTTAGTGCGCCATAGCCAAACCCATTTTGAAATTAAAGGAGATAATCCCCTCACGGAAAATTATTCTGCGTTGCGGCCAGAGGTCTTAGACGATGCCCAGGGACAACCCATTGCCCAGGAAAATACCCGTTTCCTGCAAAAATTGTTGGCCTTTGATGCGCTGATTATTGCGGGGCAAGCGAAAAGCCACTGTCTAGCCTGGACGGTGGACGATTTACTCTCGGAAATTTTGCGTCACGATCCAGCCTTGGCAAAGAAAGTTTATCTTTTGGAGGACTGTACTTCTCCGGTCGTGATTCCTGGGGTAGTTGATTTTACGGCCCAGGCCGATCAAGCCTTTGATCGATTTGCCGCAGCCGGGATGCAGCTTGTCAGTTCGACGATGGCGATCGCCGATTTTCCGGGGTTAAATCTTTAG
- a CDS encoding helix-turn-helix domain-containing protein, whose amino-acid sequence MATEKTASEAALSEREIEIVDLVAAGLTNHEIAARLDISKRTVDNHISNILTKTATDNRVSLVRWALQWGKVCLDNVNCCALPNQSATSDS is encoded by the coding sequence ATGGCTACGGAAAAGACGGCAAGTGAAGCGGCTTTATCGGAACGGGAGATCGAAATTGTCGATTTGGTGGCAGCGGGTCTGACGAACCATGAGATTGCGGCGCGCCTCGACATTAGCAAGCGCACGGTGGACAACCACATTAGTAATATTTTGACAAAAACGGCGACGGATAATCGCGTTTCCCTGGTGCGCTGGGCGTTACAGTGGGGGAAAGTGTGCCTGGATAATGTGAACTGTTGTGCCCTCCCGAATCAGTCCGCTACCTCAGATTCATGA
- a CDS encoding phosphodiesterase, with amino-acid sequence MVLIAQITDTHLLDHPEAEMRGVKTDASFQAVLAAVQQFKPDRLILTGDLAHHGEAISYERLRDLVEATQIPSYWLPGNHDDPELMAGILQGDYLSPDKNVALGNWKLLLLDSFLENPEYGEGFLDTAQLAWLAERLEHHQNSPVAIAIHHHVVPAGVDWLDQIDMTNRAEFWQIVQHHPQVKTVFFGHVHLEYSVTQGGIPCFGTPSTCTQVTPPDQEPIEGDRQLWEQPGFRLFELHDDGRFQTKVQRIPWFA; translated from the coding sequence ATGGTTCTCATTGCCCAGATTACTGATACCCACCTCCTCGATCACCCAGAGGCCGAAATGCGCGGCGTGAAAACCGATGCCTCTTTTCAAGCAGTCTTAGCGGCGGTGCAACAGTTTAAACCAGATCGGCTGATTTTGACCGGGGATTTGGCCCACCACGGTGAGGCGATCTCCTACGAAAGGCTACGGGATTTGGTCGAAGCGACCCAGATTCCCAGCTATTGGCTGCCAGGGAACCACGACGATCCAGAACTGATGGCCGGGATTTTGCAGGGAGATTATCTTTCGCCAGACAAGAACGTTGCTTTGGGGAACTGGAAACTGTTGCTGTTGGATTCGTTTCTTGAGAACCCAGAATATGGCGAGGGTTTTTTAGATACGGCGCAACTGGCCTGGCTCGCTGAAAGGTTAGAACATCATCAAAATTCTCCGGTGGCGATCGCCATCCATCACCATGTGGTGCCAGCGGGGGTTGATTGGCTCGATCAAATCGATATGACCAACCGCGCCGAGTTTTGGCAGATTGTGCAACATCATCCCCAGGTAAAAACGGTTTTCTTTGGTCACGTCCACCTGGAATACAGCGTCACCCAAGGGGGAATTCCTTGCTTTGGTACGCCATCAACTTGTACCCAAGTGACGCCCCCGGATCAGGAACCCATCGAAGGCGATCGCCAACTGTGGGAACAACCAGGTTTCCGTCTGTTTGAACTCCATGATGATGGTCGCTTCCAGACAAAAGTCCAACGCATTCCGTGGTTTGCGTAG
- a CDS encoding TolB family protein: MNHAWAIALLGVLCIGCQSTSFVTPPADPLGNNLNSLHSEKNPRLSDEGRYLVFSSDRRQQRRIFLYDLAQRKLLPLPGLNQPNVFYDQPDISRNGRFIVYTSEQEGKTNIYLYDRQAFQSQNLTRTYIGQVRNPTVSGDGRWVAFEGDRTGQWDIEVIDRGVQPDLVEAE, from the coding sequence ATGAACCATGCTTGGGCGATCGCCCTTCTAGGGGTTTTGTGTATCGGCTGCCAGAGTACCAGTTTTGTGACGCCCCCAGCCGACCCCCTTGGCAATAATCTCAATAGTCTCCACAGCGAAAAAAATCCCCGCCTTTCCGATGAAGGCCGTTATCTAGTCTTTAGTAGCGATCGCCGCCAACAACGGCGTATTTTTTTGTATGATCTCGCCCAACGTAAGCTTTTGCCCCTGCCCGGTTTAAACCAACCCAATGTGTTCTATGACCAGCCAGACATTAGCCGCAATGGTCGCTTCATTGTCTACACTTCCGAGCAGGAAGGAAAAACCAATATTTATCTCTACGACCGCCAAGCGTTCCAGAGCCAAAATCTGACCCGTACCTACATCGGTCAAGTGCGTAATCCTACCGTTAGCGGCGATGGTCGTTGGGTCGCCTTTGAAGGCGATCGCACGGGGCAATGGGATATTGAAGTGATTGATCGCGGTGTTCAACCGGATTTAGTCGAAGCAGAATGA
- a CDS encoding DUF433 domain-containing protein, with protein sequence MKLDRISSNPNRMNGQPCIRDTRLTVRRVLELLATYPDHQELLQEFPELEEADIQEALIFASSYLDDRILELPQSDETAA encoded by the coding sequence ATGAAATTAGACCGTATCAGCAGCAATCCCAATCGGATGAATGGACAACCTTGCATTCGTGATACGCGCCTTACAGTACGTCGCGTGCTTGAACTACTGGCAACTTATCCCGATCACCAAGAACTGTTACAAGAGTTTCCCGAACTGGAAGAGGCTGATATCCAAGAAGCCTTGATTTTTGCCTCCTCTTATTTGGATGATCGCATTTTAGAACTACCTCAAAGTGATGAAACTGCTGCTTGA
- the cynS gene encoding cyanase: MAIAVITEKLLAAKKATGLNFATLGEKVGRDETWVAAVFYRQASADETEAKTLVTAVGLPEDFAAALTEPPLKGSLEPVIPTDPLIYRFYEIMQVYGMPVKAVIHEKFGDGIMSAIDFSIEVDKVEDPKGDRVQVTMCGKFLPYKKW; the protein is encoded by the coding sequence ATGGCGATCGCCGTAATTACCGAAAAGTTACTTGCTGCCAAAAAAGCAACAGGTCTTAATTTTGCGACCCTCGGCGAAAAAGTTGGCCGCGATGAAACTTGGGTCGCTGCTGTATTCTACCGTCAAGCCAGTGCCGATGAGACGGAAGCAAAAACCCTCGTCACCGCCGTCGGTTTACCGGAAGATTTCGCCGCAGCACTTACCGAACCGCCCCTCAAAGGTTCCCTAGAGCCCGTCATTCCCACCGATCCATTGATCTATCGCTTCTACGAAATCATGCAAGTGTATGGGATGCCCGTCAAAGCAGTGATCCACGAAAAATTCGGCGATGGGATCATGAGTGCCATTGATTTTTCCATTGAAGTGGATAAGGTCGAAGACCCCAAAGGCGATCGCGTGCAAGTAACCATGTGCGGCAAATTTTTACCCTACAAAAAATGGTAA
- a CDS encoding DUF4365 domain-containing protein: MSKLPKRIKSQKIGVSAADLLSSVFAKFCNIIPVPQDRDLGIDFICEIMQGEHPTGKLFNIQCKGKEEVKVNGNSITASIKVSTLNYWLLQSNPTFLIIVDCQNNLFYWSFPQDFLGSLRKNWQRQKNVSIPVSTENCFEQHINTLPKQLISIVNSQASATPKNGDYLETLILADAVNKATNYGLSILRAPFHRPFQYLGMPLADAARAVGSTPNEVGNIIVDSEQIYMLLEAEGNFINYVDAKLKKTSPWSMKRSFDSEAILGIFSINPSELELARKQIHFHTYYDHMRKLKIGVSCQYEGAPLSVGFSSKYYRA; encoded by the coding sequence ATGAGCAAGTTACCCAAACGCATTAAATCTCAAAAAATTGGTGTCAGTGCTGCCGATCTATTGAGTTCCGTCTTTGCCAAATTTTGCAACATTATTCCTGTCCCTCAAGATAGAGATCTCGGCATCGACTTCATCTGTGAAATCATGCAGGGAGAACATCCAACTGGAAAACTATTTAATATTCAGTGTAAAGGTAAAGAAGAAGTAAAAGTAAATGGCAATTCGATAACAGCCTCAATTAAAGTAAGTACTCTCAATTATTGGTTACTTCAATCAAATCCGACATTTCTAATCATTGTTGATTGTCAAAATAACCTATTTTACTGGTCTTTTCCCCAAGATTTTCTTGGTTCTCTTCGTAAAAATTGGCAGCGTCAAAAAAACGTTTCGATTCCAGTTTCCACCGAAAATTGCTTTGAGCAGCATATAAACACTTTGCCAAAACAATTAATCTCGATAGTTAATTCACAAGCATCTGCTACTCCTAAAAATGGTGATTATCTTGAGACGTTGATACTTGCAGACGCAGTAAATAAAGCTACTAATTATGGATTATCTATTCTGAGAGCGCCTTTCCACCGACCTTTTCAATATCTTGGAATGCCTTTAGCAGATGCTGCAAGGGCAGTTGGTAGCACGCCTAATGAAGTAGGCAATATTATTGTCGATTCTGAGCAAATTTATATGTTGTTGGAGGCGGAAGGAAATTTCATTAATTATGTGGATGCCAAGTTAAAAAAGACTTCGCCTTGGAGCATGAAACGTTCATTTGATTCTGAAGCAATTTTGGGAATATTCAGTATCAATCCATCTGAGTTAGAATTAGCTCGAAAGCAAATACATTTCCACACTTATTACGACCACATGAGGAAGTTGAAAATTGGCGTATCTTGTCAGTATGAAGGTGCACCGCTATCCGTAGGATTTAGCAGTAAATACTACAGAGCGTGA
- a CDS encoding phycobilisome rod-core linker polypeptide — MTIPLLTYEPSSQNQRVQDFFIGSEESPKQFSVESAFAKTDFETLIQAAYRQIFNEQQMLEQNRLKVQESKLKSGFITVQDFIRALLLSESFRQRNYDVNNNYRFVRMCVQRVLGRDVYGQKEVLSWSILLATQGLNGFVNALLNSEEYLDNFGLDTVPYQRRRILPQRTEGNLPFARMPRYDADYRQQLEDLGYFQERDETPWVAPTWVSVIGKTVTIAGAGTLILGAIAVALAAFEIIKL, encoded by the coding sequence ATGACTATACCTCTATTGACCTACGAACCAAGCTCTCAGAATCAACGGGTACAAGATTTTTTTATCGGCAGTGAAGAAAGTCCCAAGCAATTTAGCGTGGAATCGGCTTTTGCAAAAACAGATTTTGAGACCTTAATCCAGGCGGCCTATCGTCAAATTTTCAATGAGCAGCAGATGCTTGAACAAAATCGCCTGAAAGTTCAAGAATCTAAGCTGAAATCAGGTTTTATTACCGTTCAAGACTTTATCCGGGCGTTGTTATTGTCTGAGTCTTTTCGGCAACGGAACTATGACGTGAACAATAACTATCGCTTTGTGCGGATGTGCGTGCAGCGGGTACTGGGCCGGGATGTTTATGGTCAGAAAGAGGTTCTTTCTTGGTCAATTTTGTTGGCGACCCAGGGCTTAAATGGCTTTGTGAATGCTCTCTTAAACTCTGAGGAATATCTCGACAATTTTGGCTTAGATACTGTTCCTTATCAGCGGCGACGCATCTTACCCCAACGCACAGAAGGAAATTTACCCTTTGCACGGATGCCCCGTTATGACGCTGATTATCGTCAACAATTAGAAGATCTGGGCTATTTCCAAGAACGGGATGAAACGCCATGGGTTGCTCCTACTTGGGTCAGTGTAATTGGGAAAACGGTTACCATTGCTGGAGCTGGCACCTTGATTTTAGGGGCGATCGCCGTTGCTTTGGCCGCTTTTGAAATCATTAAGCTGTAG